The following are encoded in a window of Rosa chinensis cultivar Old Blush chromosome 4, RchiOBHm-V2, whole genome shotgun sequence genomic DNA:
- the LOC121052910 gene encoding release factor glutamine methyltransferase-like isoform X1, which yields MGRALEDTGLFMQWVSIPRPDTELIFYLVGDVVKDEEGFREGLWADLGIGSGTIAIGIGRVLGTGVRVIATDLSLTAIRLRVLMWRGRYGLQAGPCITTDPLLVLVYLWVEHELNAINF from the exons ATGGGGAGAGCATTGGAAGATACTGGACTATTCATGCAATG GGTTTCGATTCCGAGGCCAGATACTGAGCTCATTTTTTATTTGGTGGGTGATGTGGTGAAGGATGAGGAGGGTTTCAGAGAGGGTTTGTGGGCAGATTTGGGGATTGGGAGTGGGACTATTGCTATTGGGATTGGGAGGGTTTTGGGGACTGGTGTCAGAGTCATTGCAACTGATTTGAGTCTCACTGCGATTCGGTTGCGGGTTTTAATGTGGAGAGGGAGGTATGGTTTACAG GCTGGCCCATGCATTACAACTGACCCCTTGCTTGTGTTAGTATACCTTTGGGTTGAGCATGAATTAAACGCaatcaatttttaa
- the LOC121052910 gene encoding release factor glutamine methyltransferase-like isoform X3, which yields MGRALEDTGLFMQWVSIPRPDTELIFYLVGDVVKDEEGFREGLWADLGIGSGTIAIGIGRVLGTGVRVIATDLSLTAIRLRVLMWRGRYGLQRLR from the exons ATGGGGAGAGCATTGGAAGATACTGGACTATTCATGCAATG GGTTTCGATTCCGAGGCCAGATACTGAGCTCATTTTTTATTTGGTGGGTGATGTGGTGAAGGATGAGGAGGGTTTCAGAGAGGGTTTGTGGGCAGATTTGGGGATTGGGAGTGGGACTATTGCTATTGGGATTGGGAGGGTTTTGGGGACTGGTGTCAGAGTCATTGCAACTGATTTGAGTCTCACTGCGATTCGGTTGCGGGTTTTAATGTGGAGAGGGAGGTATGGTTTACAG AGACTAAGGTAG
- the LOC121052910 gene encoding release factor glutamine methyltransferase-like isoform X2 translates to MGRALEDTGLFMQWVSIPRPDTELIFYLVGDVVKDEEGFREGLWADLGIGSGTIAIGIGRVLGTGVRVIATDLSLTAIRLRVLMWRGRYGLQHVFEPWRGSNCCSGSYQYNRYEGI, encoded by the exons ATGGGGAGAGCATTGGAAGATACTGGACTATTCATGCAATG GGTTTCGATTCCGAGGCCAGATACTGAGCTCATTTTTTATTTGGTGGGTGATGTGGTGAAGGATGAGGAGGGTTTCAGAGAGGGTTTGTGGGCAGATTTGGGGATTGGGAGTGGGACTATTGCTATTGGGATTGGGAGGGTTTTGGGGACTGGTGTCAGAGTCATTGCAACTGATTTGAGTCTCACTGCGATTCGGTTGCGGGTTTTAATGTGGAGAGGGAGGTATGGTTTACAG CATGTATTTGAGCCCTGGAGAGGCAGTAATTGTTGCTCAGGAAGTTATCAATACAATCGCTACGAAGGGATATGA